A window from Micromonospora profundi encodes these proteins:
- a CDS encoding helix-turn-helix transcriptional regulator: MRFQRFESSDPAAIHRFLATTYDTDLRIHDGNGPYHLAHQRFDAGTLAVSALNQTSRLDIEVDGLNALIICRAHSARVDRTCDGATHRFGTGDVFLTARPDRPFNLRWQPGAVELCVLDRAVLAQVAAAAPARRPGQIRFTDFSAANALRARQWRKIISYVSDVVLTNPDASTQSLVIGNAARMLAAAALSIFPNTAFTDETIEDRRDASTATMRRAITFMEENADRDISVLNIADAAAVSVRAVQLAFRRHLGTTPMAYLRRIRLDRAHRDLLRADPSRDTVSAIASRWGFASHSRFTARYHASYGVPPRETLNA; this comes from the coding sequence ATGCGGTTTCAACGATTCGAGAGCAGCGACCCGGCGGCCATCCACCGCTTTCTGGCCACCACGTACGACACCGACCTGCGCATCCATGACGGGAACGGCCCGTACCACCTCGCCCATCAGCGGTTCGACGCCGGTACGCTCGCCGTCTCCGCCCTCAATCAGACGTCGCGTCTCGACATCGAGGTGGACGGCCTGAACGCCCTGATCATCTGCCGCGCCCACAGCGCCCGTGTCGATCGCACCTGCGACGGGGCCACCCACCGGTTCGGCACCGGTGACGTCTTCCTCACTGCCCGACCCGACCGACCGTTCAACCTGCGCTGGCAGCCCGGCGCTGTGGAACTCTGCGTCCTGGACCGCGCGGTCCTGGCTCAGGTGGCCGCTGCCGCACCGGCACGGCGACCAGGCCAGATCCGCTTCACCGACTTCAGCGCCGCCAACGCCCTCCGCGCCCGGCAGTGGCGAAAGATCATCAGCTACGTCAGTGACGTGGTGCTGACCAATCCGGACGCCAGCACGCAGTCACTGGTGATCGGCAACGCCGCGCGGATGCTCGCCGCGGCGGCGCTCTCCATCTTTCCCAACACCGCATTCACCGACGAGACCATCGAGGACCGCCGCGACGCCAGCACGGCAACCATGCGCCGCGCCATCACCTTCATGGAGGAAAACGCCGACCGGGACATCAGCGTGCTGAACATCGCCGACGCCGCCGCCGTCTCCGTACGGGCGGTGCAACTCGCCTTCCGCCGTCACCTCGGCACCACCCCGATGGCGTACCTGCGCCGGATCCGCCTCGATCGGGCCCACCGCGACCTGCTGCGGGCCGACCCGAGCCGGGACACCGTGTCAGCGATCGCCAGCCGGTGGGGATTCGCCAGCCACAGCAGGTTCACGGCCCGGTACCACGCCAGCTACGGCGTACCGCCGCGCGAGACGCTGAACGCCTGA
- a CDS encoding MarR family winged helix-turn-helix transcriptional regulator has translation MTGASDVRDRPDPLDDDLGWMLGIAFRGYVRAAEHALADFPGGPRGYQVLTAAINRPGRNQGAIAEELGIDRTVLTYLIDDLEEPGYVARRADPADRRSRLVDVTDAGRAAWEQRRGALRRVESHLLGALTPEESSTLRALLQRVACSTQAVDPLRDMCEVVAQVRPEPTPVGDRSERDIRIRPARSRRRGDG, from the coding sequence ATGACGGGAGCCAGTGACGTACGCGACCGGCCCGATCCGCTCGACGACGACCTGGGCTGGATGCTGGGCATCGCTTTCCGGGGTTACGTGCGGGCAGCCGAGCACGCGCTCGCCGACTTTCCCGGCGGCCCACGTGGCTATCAGGTGCTCACCGCCGCGATCAACAGGCCCGGCCGCAACCAGGGTGCGATAGCCGAGGAGCTCGGCATCGACCGCACCGTGCTCACGTACCTGATCGACGACCTGGAAGAGCCCGGCTACGTTGCCCGCCGGGCGGACCCGGCGGACCGGCGCAGCCGGTTGGTGGACGTCACCGACGCCGGCCGCGCGGCCTGGGAGCAACGGCGGGGCGCGCTGCGCCGCGTCGAATCCCACCTGCTGGGGGCCCTCACGCCCGAGGAGTCGTCGACCCTGCGGGCGCTGCTCCAGCGGGTCGCCTGCTCGACCCAGGCCGTCGACCCGCTGCGGGACATGTGTGAGGTGGTGGCGCAGGTACGGCCCGAGCCGACCCCGGTGGGCGACCGGTCCGAACGGGACATCCGCATCCGTCCCGCCCGGTCTCGCCGCCGCGGCGACGGCTGA
- a CDS encoding LLM class flavin-dependent oxidoreductase: protein MSDYGHDLIFGTFTTPGSDDPERTVGLAVLAEQVGLDLVTFQDHPYQPKFLDTWTLLSYVAARTSRVHLSANVTNLPLRPPAVLARSVASLDLLSGGRVDLGLGAGAFWEAIEAMGGRRLTPGQGVRALEEAIDVIRQVWDADARGGVRVDGEFHRVLGAKRGPAPAHAVPIWLGAYKPRMLELTGRRADGWLPSLAYLQPGDLAKGNELIDAAAQQAGRSPQAVRRLLNISGQFATAERGPLHGPVEQWVRELTGYALNDGISAFILASDDPDDMRRFAGEVVPAVRERVAAERDAASARTPVTKPVAVAPSARPARARVTGGAFAVVPTPDDGRRLSDRQVWDESARPTGPTPDPTRTYTPHEQANGQHLVQVHDGLRAELAQIHDLIEQVAAGEIDAGAARSQINTMTMRQNRWTLGAYCESYCRIVTTHHTIEDQALFPRLRHADPRLAPVVDRLEQEHHVIHEVLEGVDKALVAYVGSPDGLADLRAAVNLLTDALLSHLSYEERELVEPLARLGVS from the coding sequence ATGAGCGACTACGGTCACGACCTGATCTTCGGAACGTTCACCACGCCCGGCAGCGACGACCCGGAGCGCACTGTCGGCCTCGCCGTCCTGGCCGAGCAGGTCGGGCTGGACCTTGTCACCTTCCAGGACCACCCCTACCAGCCGAAGTTCCTGGACACCTGGACGCTGCTGAGCTACGTCGCCGCGCGGACCAGCCGGGTGCACCTGTCGGCGAACGTCACGAACCTGCCGTTGCGCCCGCCCGCGGTGCTCGCCCGCAGCGTGGCAAGCCTCGACCTGCTCAGCGGCGGCCGGGTCGACCTCGGCCTCGGTGCGGGCGCGTTCTGGGAGGCCATCGAGGCGATGGGCGGTCGACGGCTGACCCCCGGGCAGGGCGTACGCGCGCTGGAGGAGGCCATCGACGTCATCCGCCAGGTCTGGGACGCCGACGCGCGTGGGGGAGTGCGCGTCGACGGCGAGTTCCATCGCGTGCTCGGCGCCAAGCGCGGGCCGGCTCCCGCCCACGCCGTGCCCATCTGGCTCGGCGCGTACAAGCCGAGGATGTTGGAGCTGACCGGCCGCCGGGCCGACGGCTGGCTGCCCTCGCTCGCCTATCTCCAGCCCGGTGACCTGGCCAAGGGCAACGAGCTGATCGACGCCGCCGCACAGCAGGCAGGTCGGTCGCCCCAGGCCGTCCGCCGACTGCTCAACATCTCCGGCCAGTTCGCGACCGCCGAGCGCGGTCCGCTGCACGGGCCGGTCGAGCAGTGGGTACGCGAGCTGACCGGGTACGCGCTGAACGACGGCATCAGCGCGTTCATCCTCGCCAGTGACGACCCGGACGACATGCGCCGCTTCGCCGGTGAGGTGGTGCCAGCCGTACGGGAACGGGTCGCGGCTGAGCGGGACGCCGCGTCGGCGCGTACCCCGGTCACGAAGCCCGTGGCGGTCGCGCCGTCGGCGCGGCCGGCCCGTGCGCGGGTGACCGGCGGCGCGTTCGCTGTGGTGCCGACGCCCGACGACGGCCGGCGGCTCAGCGACCGGCAGGTCTGGGACGAGTCGGCCCGCCCGACCGGCCCGACGCCGGATCCGACGCGCACCTACACCCCGCACGAGCAGGCCAACGGCCAGCACCTCGTGCAGGTCCACGACGGACTGCGAGCGGAGCTGGCCCAGATCCACGACCTCATCGAGCAGGTCGCGGCCGGCGAGATCGACGCCGGCGCCGCCCGCTCGCAGATCAACACGATGACGATGCGGCAGAACCGGTGGACGCTTGGCGCCTACTGCGAGTCCTACTGCCGGATCGTCACCACCCACCACACCATCGAGGACCAGGCCCTCTTTCCGCGGCTGCGGCACGCCGACCCCCGGCTGGCGCCTGTCGTCGACCGGCTGGAGCAGGAGCACCACGTCATCCACGAGGTGCTGGAGGGCGTCGACAAGGCGCTCGTCGCGTACGTCGGCTCGCCGGACGGGTTGGCCGATCTGCGCGCCGCGGTGAACCTGCTGACCGACGCCCTGCTGTCGCACCTCAGTTACGAGGAGCGGGAGCTGGTCGAGCCGCTGGCCCGGCTGGGGGTGAGCTGA
- a CDS encoding ArsR/SmtB family transcription factor — protein sequence MSLKNPYGDFEITEPQALRALAHPVRLAILDRLQRHGPATATGLSPHVGATPSVVSWHLRHLATFGLVTDAQAVPGAASKRERWWQAAARGFRFALPDDAEGQAAGRQLRGEMFARAAEAPQQWLLHDEPRLDDAWRGVAGLADTQFVATVEELRHLEEAIEELLAPYVRRKDDDTQPAGAQLVRMLRYLLPEPGPLPSEPETLPSEPEVAQGEPAAVQGEPGGPAAS from the coding sequence ATGTCTCTCAAGAACCCGTACGGGGATTTCGAGATCACCGAGCCGCAGGCGCTGCGGGCGTTGGCGCATCCCGTCCGGCTCGCCATCCTCGACCGGCTCCAGCGGCACGGCCCGGCAACCGCCACCGGGCTGTCGCCGCACGTCGGCGCGACTCCGTCGGTGGTCAGTTGGCATCTGCGGCACCTCGCGACGTTCGGCCTCGTCACCGACGCGCAGGCGGTTCCGGGGGCCGCCAGCAAGCGGGAACGCTGGTGGCAGGCCGCCGCCCGGGGCTTCCGCTTCGCCCTGCCCGACGACGCCGAAGGCCAGGCCGCCGGCCGGCAACTGCGCGGCGAGATGTTCGCCCGCGCCGCCGAGGCGCCACAACAGTGGCTGCTGCACGACGAGCCCCGCCTGGACGACGCGTGGCGCGGGGTGGCAGGCCTCGCCGACACTCAGTTCGTCGCCACAGTCGAGGAGCTGCGGCACCTGGAAGAGGCGATCGAGGAGCTGCTCGCGCCGTACGTGCGACGCAAGGACGACGACACACAGCCCGCCGGAGCGCAGCTCGTCCGGATGCTGCGCTACCTGCTGCCCGAGCCCGGGCCGTTGCCGTCCGAGCCGGAGACGCTGCCGTCCGAGCCGGAGGTGGCGCAGGGCGAGCCGGCAGCGGTGCAGGGCGAGCCCGGCGGGCCTGCGGCGTCATGA
- a CDS encoding MFS transporter, whose protein sequence is MTAVEATPAPALHRDRRFRTFWIGETVSQFGDRISELALPLIAVSLLAVTPAQVSVLTALIWLPNLLGLFLGAWVDQRTHKRRLLIAADLIRAAVLLSLPVAYLFDAVTLTQLYLVALLTGAGAVLFAMARQAFFVALVPRSAYVDATSKLSMSRSLSFIAGPAVGGGLVQALTAPIAIVVDAVSFLGSALLLGRIPVTEAPPPPRRSSTLALVREGLVLVFRHPVLRAALGCTSTVNFFTFIAAALLVLYASRDLGLSAGAIGIAFGGGALGGLAGAALAPRVSRAIGLGRTAMIGVVLFPAPLALTALISGPTWAKVAMLAAIELVSSVGVMLMDVNLNALLTAVTPDDARGRRAGAYSAVNYGIRPLGALVGGALGTTIGLRPTLVVAGLGGTLAVFWLLASPVRHIATIDDPVA, encoded by the coding sequence ATGACCGCCGTCGAGGCCACACCCGCGCCGGCCCTGCACCGCGACCGGCGGTTCCGCACTTTCTGGATCGGCGAGACGGTCTCCCAGTTCGGTGACCGGATCAGCGAGCTGGCGCTGCCGCTGATCGCCGTCTCCCTCCTCGCGGTCACGCCCGCGCAGGTAAGCGTCCTCACCGCACTGATCTGGCTGCCCAACCTGCTGGGCCTGTTCCTCGGCGCGTGGGTGGACCAGCGCACCCACAAGCGGCGACTCCTGATCGCCGCCGACCTGATCCGCGCGGCGGTGCTGCTCAGCCTGCCGGTGGCGTACCTGTTCGACGCGGTGACCCTCACCCAGCTCTACCTGGTCGCGCTGCTCACCGGCGCCGGGGCGGTGTTGTTCGCGATGGCGCGCCAGGCATTCTTCGTGGCGCTGGTGCCGCGATCCGCCTATGTGGACGCGACAAGCAAGCTGAGTATGAGCCGCTCTCTGTCGTTCATCGCCGGGCCGGCCGTCGGCGGGGGACTGGTCCAGGCTCTCACCGCGCCGATCGCGATCGTCGTCGACGCGGTGTCCTTCCTCGGCTCCGCCCTGCTGCTCGGCCGCATCCCGGTCACCGAGGCGCCCCCACCGCCGCGCCGATCCTCCACCCTCGCCCTCGTCCGCGAAGGGCTCGTGCTGGTCTTTCGCCACCCGGTGCTGCGCGCCGCGCTCGGCTGCACCAGCACCGTCAACTTCTTCACCTTCATCGCCGCCGCGCTGCTCGTGCTGTATGCCAGCCGTGACCTCGGCCTGTCAGCTGGCGCCATCGGCATCGCGTTCGGCGGCGGCGCGCTCGGTGGGCTGGCCGGAGCGGCGCTGGCACCCCGGGTCTCGCGCGCCATCGGCCTCGGCCGCACCGCGATGATCGGCGTGGTGCTGTTTCCCGCGCCGCTGGCCCTGACCGCGCTGATCAGCGGCCCGACCTGGGCGAAGGTGGCCATGCTGGCGGCCATCGAGCTGGTCTCCAGCGTCGGTGTGATGCTTATGGACGTCAACCTCAACGCCCTGCTCACCGCCGTCACTCCCGACGACGCGCGGGGCCGCCGGGCCGGTGCGTACAGCGCCGTCAACTACGGCATCCGGCCGCTCGGCGCGCTTGTCGGCGGCGCGCTGGGCACCACCATCGGGCTACGGCCGACACTTGTCGTCGCCGGCCTGGGCGGGACACTCGCGGTGTTCTGGCTGCTCGCGTCGCCGGTACGCCACATCGCCACCATCGACGACCCGGTGGCCTGA
- a CDS encoding alpha/beta fold hydrolase, with the protein MADFVLVAGAWLGSWAWDEVVAPLRAAGHGAHALTLSGLAEKRGLPAGQQTHVQDIVGEVERRDLHDVVLVGHSYSGIPVGQAAERIGDRLTRVVFVDSEVPVDGESFVSTWWQGPAALASQLADNDGYWPPLGAADFDGQGLTDTQIARLVEGSTPHPGATLAEPAELTRPLSELPATYVKCLLDGPEPNATVTELVAGGHWRLVTMDTGHWPMFSQPAELARLLLEQTS; encoded by the coding sequence ATGGCTGATTTCGTGCTGGTGGCGGGTGCGTGGCTGGGGTCATGGGCGTGGGACGAGGTGGTGGCGCCGCTGCGCGCGGCCGGCCACGGGGCCCATGCGCTTACCCTCTCCGGTCTCGCCGAGAAGCGGGGTCTGCCCGCCGGGCAGCAGACTCACGTCCAGGACATCGTCGGCGAGGTCGAGCGACGCGACCTGCATGACGTGGTGCTGGTCGGGCACAGCTACTCGGGGATCCCGGTGGGTCAGGCCGCCGAGCGGATCGGCGACCGGTTGACCCGGGTGGTCTTCGTCGACTCGGAGGTGCCTGTCGACGGTGAGTCGTTCGTGTCCACTTGGTGGCAGGGGCCTGCGGCGTTGGCCTCGCAGCTCGCCGACAACGACGGCTACTGGCCGCCGCTGGGCGCGGCCGACTTCGACGGTCAGGGGCTGACCGACACGCAGATCGCGCGTCTGGTCGAGGGTTCCACCCCGCACCCGGGCGCGACGCTGGCCGAGCCGGCCGAGCTGACCCGACCGCTGAGCGAGCTGCCGGCGACGTACGTCAAGTGCCTGCTCGACGGGCCCGAGCCCAACGCCACCGTGACTGAGCTGGTGGCCGGCGGCCACTGGCGACTGGTCACGATGGACACGGGCCATTGGCCGATGTTCTCGCAACCCGCCGAGCTGGCCCGGCTGCTGCTGGAGCAGACCAGCTGA
- a CDS encoding VOC family protein encodes MYALLIDTPRAEAEQAAQFWSAALGAPTRTHPAEPQFVDLHGAVPGLVTAVQSVDDTPRFHIDIETDDVPAETSRLIGLGATEVTQWQECRILRAPGGHLLCVLPVESPAEVFAAEARTWP; translated from the coding sequence ATGTACGCATTGTTGATCGACACACCACGGGCGGAGGCCGAGCAGGCCGCGCAGTTCTGGTCGGCCGCGCTGGGCGCGCCCACCCGTACGCATCCCGCCGAGCCGCAGTTCGTCGACCTGCACGGCGCCGTGCCAGGGCTGGTCACCGCCGTCCAGTCGGTGGACGACACGCCGCGCTTCCATATCGACATCGAAACCGACGACGTACCGGCCGAGACCTCCCGGCTCATCGGCCTGGGGGCCACCGAGGTGACCCAGTGGCAGGAGTGCCGCATCCTGCGGGCGCCCGGCGGGCACCTGCTCTGCGTACTGCCGGTGGAGAGTCCGGCGGAGGTCTTCGCGGCCGAGGCCCGTACCTGGCCGTGA
- a CDS encoding MmcQ/YjbR family DNA-binding protein gives MTEPGDVPPDVLDRLRPICLGLPESYEEPAWVGTRWRIRKRTFAHVLTVDPARQPAHARAAAVDTPACLLIFRSPPDEIAGLVASGHPFYKPDWGPTVLGMVVDDDTAWDEVTELLTESYCLLAPKRLAALVDGPGPPPG, from the coding sequence GTGACCGAACCCGGAGATGTCCCTCCCGACGTCCTCGACCGGCTGCGGCCGATCTGCCTCGGGCTGCCGGAGAGCTACGAGGAGCCGGCCTGGGTGGGCACCCGTTGGCGGATCCGCAAACGGACCTTCGCCCATGTGCTCACCGTCGACCCGGCCCGCCAGCCGGCCCACGCGCGCGCCGCCGCTGTGGATACGCCGGCTTGCCTGCTGATCTTCCGCTCGCCACCTGACGAGATCGCCGGGCTCGTGGCGAGTGGGCACCCGTTCTACAAACCCGATTGGGGCCCGACGGTGCTGGGCATGGTCGTGGACGACGACACGGCCTGGGACGAGGTGACCGAGTTGCTCACCGAGAGCTACTGCCTCCTGGCGCCGAAGCGGCTCGCGGCGCTGGTCGACGGTCCCGGTCCGCCGCCCGGTTGA
- a CDS encoding acyl-CoA dehydrogenase — protein sequence MPSTLLSRRDLDFLLHDWLRVSHLIERPRYAEHSRETFDDALDLAERVATEQFATHNRAADLAEPTFDGQGVRLIPQVRAALDSFAETGLLSAGLDASVGGLQLPHAVAAACFAWFQAANVATSAYPMLTLGNANLLLAHGSAEQVDTYVRPMLDGRFFGTMCLSEPHAGSSLADITTRAEPQPDGTYRLFGTKMWISGGDHELAENIVHLVLARIPGGPPGVKGISLFVVPKVLVGPDGSLGDRNDVVLVGLNHKMGFRGTTNTLLSFGDGGHTPGGRPGAVGHLVGTPHEGLAQMFHMMNEARIGVGAGATALGYTGYLKSLQYARERPQGRPVGAKDPTAPQVPIIDHPDVRRMLLAQKSYVEGAMALVLYCARLLDEQQTAPEQVDRERAHLLLDVLTPITKSWPSQWCLAANDLAIQVLGGAGYTRDHDVEQHYRDNRLNPIHEGTHGIQALDLLGRKMTMHDGAGLLLLTETMGDTVTRGRKAGGETAELADRLAGAVDRIVAVTRRLWADGDPVLALANASAYLEAVGHVVIAWMWLEQWLALPPEEAGDAFHAGKRQAARYFFSVELPRTGPQFDLLDSRDRTALDMRADWF from the coding sequence GTGCCGTCCACCCTGCTCTCACGCCGTGACCTGGATTTCCTGCTGCACGACTGGTTGCGGGTGTCCCACCTCATCGAGCGTCCCCGCTACGCCGAGCACTCCCGGGAGACGTTCGACGACGCGCTGGACCTCGCCGAGCGGGTCGCCACCGAGCAGTTCGCCACGCACAACAGGGCCGCCGACCTGGCCGAGCCGACGTTCGACGGACAGGGGGTACGGCTCATCCCGCAGGTCCGCGCCGCGTTGGACAGCTTCGCCGAGACCGGCCTGCTCAGCGCCGGACTGGACGCCTCGGTCGGTGGCCTCCAACTGCCGCACGCCGTCGCCGCCGCCTGCTTCGCCTGGTTCCAGGCGGCGAACGTGGCCACCTCGGCGTACCCGATGCTGACCCTGGGCAACGCGAACCTGTTGCTGGCCCACGGCAGCGCGGAGCAGGTCGACACCTACGTGCGGCCCATGTTGGACGGTCGGTTCTTCGGCACCATGTGCCTGTCCGAGCCGCACGCGGGCAGCTCACTCGCCGACATCACCACCCGCGCGGAGCCGCAGCCGGACGGCACGTACCGGCTGTTCGGCACCAAGATGTGGATCTCCGGCGGTGATCACGAGCTGGCCGAGAACATCGTCCACCTGGTGTTGGCGCGGATCCCCGGCGGACCGCCCGGGGTGAAGGGCATCTCGCTGTTCGTCGTGCCCAAGGTGCTCGTCGGGCCTGACGGCTCGCTCGGTGACCGCAACGACGTGGTGCTTGTGGGTCTCAACCACAAGATGGGATTCCGGGGAACCACGAACACGCTGCTCAGCTTCGGCGACGGCGGGCACACCCCGGGCGGTCGTCCCGGCGCTGTCGGCCACCTGGTCGGCACGCCACACGAGGGGCTCGCCCAGATGTTCCACATGATGAACGAGGCCCGGATCGGCGTGGGGGCCGGCGCCACCGCGCTGGGCTACACCGGCTATCTCAAGAGCCTCCAGTACGCCCGGGAGCGGCCGCAGGGCCGGCCCGTCGGCGCGAAGGATCCCACCGCGCCGCAGGTGCCGATCATCGATCACCCGGACGTACGGCGGATGCTGCTGGCACAGAAGAGCTACGTGGAGGGCGCGATGGCCCTGGTGCTCTACTGCGCCCGGCTGCTCGACGAGCAGCAGACCGCGCCGGAGCAGGTCGACCGCGAGCGCGCGCACCTGCTCCTGGACGTGCTCACCCCGATCACCAAGAGCTGGCCGTCGCAGTGGTGCCTGGCCGCCAACGACCTGGCGATCCAGGTGCTCGGCGGCGCCGGCTACACCCGCGATCACGACGTGGAGCAGCACTACCGGGACAACAGGCTCAACCCGATCCACGAGGGCACCCACGGCATCCAGGCGTTGGACCTGCTGGGACGCAAGATGACCATGCACGACGGCGCGGGTCTGCTCCTGCTGACCGAGACGATGGGGGACACCGTCACCCGGGGCCGCAAGGCCGGCGGGGAAACCGCCGAGCTGGCCGACCGGCTGGCCGGCGCGGTGGACCGGATCGTTGCGGTCACCCGTCGACTGTGGGCCGACGGGGACCCGGTGCTCGCCCTGGCCAACGCCAGCGCCTACCTGGAGGCGGTCGGGCACGTGGTGATCGCGTGGATGTGGCTGGAGCAGTGGCTGGCGCTGCCGCCCGAGGAGGCCGGGGACGCGTTCCACGCCGGCAAGCGGCAGGCCGCCCGCTACTTCTTCAGCGTCGAGCTGCCCCGCACCGGCCCCCAGTTCGACCTGCTGGACAGCCGGGACCGGACGGCACTCGACATGCGCGCGGACTGGTTCTGA
- a CDS encoding spermidine synthase, translating to MGARFEELAWRETPIGAISLRRRRDPALQVEVYEVKLDDEYLMSSLFPVAEIELARLGLAELTGDTLDVVVGGLGLGYTACAALDDPRVRSLLVVEAIEDVIDWHRRGLLPFAAGLAEDPRTRFVRADFFASVAGGTGFDTAADQRFDAVLLDVDHSPRNVLHPSHAPFYAPDGLRRLAALLRPEGVFALWSDDPPDAEFTAALTEVFASAQAHVVPFANPLTGGQSANTVYVARMAA from the coding sequence ATGGGCGCGCGTTTCGAGGAGCTGGCCTGGCGGGAGACCCCGATCGGAGCGATCAGCCTGCGTCGCCGCCGGGACCCGGCACTTCAGGTCGAGGTGTACGAGGTCAAGCTCGACGACGAGTACCTGATGTCCAGCCTGTTCCCGGTCGCGGAGATCGAGCTGGCCCGGCTGGGGCTGGCCGAGCTGACCGGTGACACGCTCGACGTGGTGGTCGGCGGCCTCGGTCTGGGCTACACGGCGTGCGCCGCGCTGGACGACCCGAGGGTGCGGTCACTGCTGGTGGTGGAGGCCATCGAAGACGTGATCGACTGGCACCGTCGCGGGTTGCTGCCGTTCGCGGCGGGACTCGCCGAGGACCCGCGGACCCGTTTCGTACGCGCCGACTTCTTCGCCTCGGTGGCCGGCGGCACCGGATTCGACACGGCAGCGGATCAGCGGTTCGACGCCGTACTGCTCGACGTCGACCACTCACCACGCAACGTCCTGCACCCCAGCCACGCCCCGTTCTACGCACCGGACGGGCTGCGGCGGCTCGCCGCACTGCTGCGCCCGGAGGGCGTCTTCGCCCTCTGGTCGGACGACCCTCCGGACGCCGAGTTCACGGCCGCGCTCACCGAGGTGTTCGCCAGCGCGCAGGCGCACGTGGTGCCGTTCGCCAACCCGCTGACCGGCGGCCAGTCCGCCAACACCGTCTACGTCGCCCGCATGGCGGCCTGA
- the eccB gene encoding type VII secretion protein EccB: MPSRQDQLHSYQFSVQRAVAALVMRETDPAQSPFRRLAGAALASVLVAAIGLGGFALYGLFAGGGKGWRDPGAVIVEKESGARFVYRDQRLHPVLNYASALLIVGADQSRTVLVSRRSIDGVPRGLPLGIADAPDSLPAPGRLATSPWTVCSSIPDGDEPRSALLIGTEPVGGRPLGDDALLLRHPDGGLHLVWHQRRYLVRDPSRVLAALATTSARAVPVAPALLNSLPAGVDLAPLALPGVGRPATGVPGARVGHVFLVRNSGGGRQYAVALDGGLAGITELQAGLLLARTGQGEPEPMTLGRFAALPTMPDLAPSGPTAPPPAPPRLAAADDPAVCTRVGDDGGAGEVRWGVHLPDLAAVPRTAPAGGAVLADHVVVEPGRGAVVEAAAAPGASGGAVSVVTDLGRRYVLADREVLAMLGYRDVRPARLPAGLVSLVPAGATLDPAAARAVAAPA; this comes from the coding sequence ATGCCGTCGCGGCAGGACCAGCTGCACTCCTACCAGTTCAGCGTCCAGCGGGCGGTCGCCGCCCTTGTCATGCGGGAGACCGACCCGGCGCAGTCACCGTTTCGGCGGCTCGCGGGGGCGGCTCTGGCAAGCGTCCTGGTCGCGGCGATCGGGCTTGGTGGCTTCGCGTTGTACGGCCTGTTCGCCGGCGGTGGCAAGGGCTGGCGCGATCCGGGCGCGGTGATCGTGGAGAAGGAGTCCGGCGCCCGCTTCGTCTACCGCGACCAGCGGCTGCACCCGGTCCTCAACTACGCCTCGGCGCTGCTGATCGTCGGCGCGGACCAGTCCAGGACGGTGCTGGTGTCCCGCCGCTCGATCGACGGCGTGCCGCGCGGACTGCCGTTGGGCATCGCCGACGCACCGGATTCACTGCCGGCGCCGGGCCGGCTCGCGACCTCGCCCTGGACGGTCTGCTCGTCGATTCCGGACGGCGACGAGCCCCGCTCCGCGCTGCTGATCGGCACCGAACCCGTTGGCGGCCGACCGCTGGGCGACGACGCGTTGCTGCTGCGCCACCCGGACGGCGGCCTGCACCTGGTGTGGCATCAGCGCCGCTACCTGGTCCGCGATCCCAGCCGGGTCCTGGCGGCGCTGGCCACCACCAGCGCCCGGGCGGTGCCGGTGGCGCCAGCCCTGCTCAACTCGCTGCCCGCCGGCGTCGACCTGGCCCCGCTCGCGCTGCCCGGCGTGGGCCGCCCGGCCACGGGAGTGCCCGGCGCGAGGGTCGGCCACGTCTTCCTGGTGCGCAACTCCGGAGGCGGCCGGCAGTACGCGGTGGCCCTCGACGGCGGTCTGGCCGGCATCACCGAGTTGCAGGCCGGGCTACTGCTGGCCCGCACCGGCCAGGGCGAGCCGGAGCCGATGACACTCGGCCGGTTCGCCGCGCTGCCCACGATGCCGGACCTCGCACCCAGCGGCCCGACCGCCCCACCGCCCGCGCCACCTCGCCTCGCCGCCGCCGATGATCCGGCGGTCTGCACCCGCGTCGGTGACGACGGCGGCGCAGGCGAGGTGCGCTGGGGCGTACACCTGCCGGACCTGGCCGCCGTGCCGCGTACCGCGCCGGCCGGCGGTGCCGTGCTGGCCGACCACGTGGTGGTGGAGCCGGGTCGCGGCGCGGTCGTCGAGGCCGCTGCGGCGCCCGGCGCGTCCGGCGGCGCGGTGTCAGTGGTCACCGACCTGGGCCGGCGGTACGTCCTGGCCGACCGGGAGGTGTTGGCGATGCTCGGCTACCGGGACGTGCGTCCGGCGCGACTGCCCGCCGGCCTTGTCAGCCTCGTGCCCGCCGGCGCGACCCTGGACCCGGCCGCAGCACGGGCGGTGGCAGCTCCGGCCTGA